From one Sphingomonas xanthus genomic stretch:
- the uvrB gene encoding excinuclease ABC subunit UvrB, giving the protein MAIQIRTSLAEPETGDSFVPHRPARPDKAEGGRRFNLVSDYQPAGDQPTAIRELVEGIRDNGEISQVLLGVTGSGKTFTMAQVIQETQRPALVLAPNKILAAQLYGEFKSFFPDNAVEYFVSYYDYYQPEAYVPRTDTYIEKESSVNEAIDRMRHSATRSLLERDDVIIVASVSCLYGIGSVETYSAMIFDLKKGQSVDQREVIRKLVALQYKRNDAAFARGNFRVRGDSLEIFPSHYEDSAWRVSFFGDEIEEITEFDPLTGKKTASLDYVKVYANSHYVTPGPTLKQAMQAIRHELEERLKELVAEGRLLEAQRLEQRTNFDLEMIAATGSCAGIENYSRFLTGRLPGEPPPTLFEYLPDNALLFVDESHQTVPQIGAMARGDHRRKITLAEYGFRLPSCIDNRPLRFNEWDAMRPQSVFVSATPGPWEMNETGGAFSEQVIRPTGLIDPPVEIKPVEDQVDDLVQEARKTAAQGYRTLVTTLTKRMAEDLTEYLHEAGLKVRYMHSDVETLERIELIRDLRLGVYDVLVGINLLREGLDIPECGLVAILDADKEGFLRSETSLIQTIGRAARNVDGRVILYADRVTGSMERALNETSRRREKQEAYNAEHGITPATIKRNISDIIAHVSTRDGVVVDTGDEERPHLVGHNLRAYIGDLEERMRKAAADLEFEEAARLRDEIRKLEEDELGIPDQDRAAPRAGNSTQGKPGTRRDRFGKTRYKRSGFHRQ; this is encoded by the coding sequence ATGGCCATTCAGATTCGCACCAGCCTTGCCGAGCCGGAGACCGGTGACAGCTTCGTCCCTCACCGGCCCGCGCGACCCGACAAGGCGGAAGGGGGGAGGCGCTTCAACCTCGTCAGCGATTACCAGCCGGCGGGCGACCAGCCGACCGCGATCCGCGAACTGGTCGAAGGGATTCGCGACAATGGCGAAATCAGCCAGGTCCTGCTCGGGGTCACGGGGTCAGGCAAGACCTTCACCATGGCGCAGGTCATCCAGGAAACGCAGCGCCCGGCGCTGGTGCTTGCTCCCAACAAGATTCTTGCCGCCCAGCTCTATGGCGAGTTCAAAAGCTTCTTTCCCGACAATGCGGTCGAATATTTCGTCAGCTACTACGACTATTACCAGCCCGAGGCCTATGTCCCGCGTACCGACACCTACATCGAGAAGGAAAGTTCGGTGAACGAGGCGATCGACCGAATGCGCCACTCGGCGACGCGGTCGCTGCTTGAACGCGACGACGTGATCATCGTCGCTTCGGTGTCCTGTCTCTACGGTATAGGATCGGTCGAAACCTACTCGGCGATGATCTTCGATCTGAAGAAGGGCCAGTCGGTCGACCAGCGCGAGGTGATCCGCAAGCTGGTCGCGCTGCAATATAAACGTAACGATGCCGCATTCGCGCGCGGCAATTTCCGCGTTCGCGGAGACAGCCTGGAGATTTTCCCGTCGCACTATGAGGATAGCGCCTGGCGGGTGAGCTTCTTCGGCGACGAGATCGAGGAGATTACCGAGTTCGATCCGCTGACCGGCAAGAAAACCGCCAGCCTCGATTATGTGAAGGTTTACGCCAACAGCCACTATGTAACGCCTGGCCCGACGCTTAAGCAGGCGATGCAGGCGATCCGGCATGAACTGGAGGAGCGGCTGAAGGAGCTGGTCGCCGAAGGACGGCTACTGGAAGCGCAGCGGCTCGAGCAGCGGACCAATTTCGATCTCGAGATGATCGCCGCGACGGGAAGCTGCGCGGGAATCGAGAATTACAGCCGGTTCCTCACCGGCCGACTTCCAGGCGAGCCGCCGCCGACGCTCTTTGAATATCTCCCCGACAATGCACTATTGTTCGTCGACGAAAGCCACCAGACGGTGCCGCAGATCGGGGCGATGGCGCGCGGCGACCATCGGCGCAAGATCACGCTCGCCGAATATGGCTTCCGCCTACCGAGCTGCATCGACAACCGGCCGCTGCGGTTCAACGAATGGGACGCGATGCGTCCGCAGTCGGTGTTCGTCTCCGCCACCCCCGGACCATGGGAGATGAACGAAACCGGCGGCGCGTTCAGCGAGCAGGTGATCCGCCCGACCGGGCTGATCGACCCGCCGGTCGAAATCAAGCCGGTCGAGGACCAGGTCGACGATCTTGTCCAAGAGGCCAGAAAGACGGCGGCTCAGGGCTATCGCACGCTGGTCACCACCTTGACCAAGCGGATGGCCGAGGACCTGACCGAATATCTTCACGAGGCCGGCCTCAAGGTCCGCTACATGCACAGCGACGTCGAGACGCTGGAGCGGATTGAGCTGATCCGCGACCTCAGGCTGGGCGTCTACGACGTGCTGGTCGGGATCAATTTGCTCCGCGAAGGGCTCGATATTCCTGAATGCGGGCTGGTGGCGATCCTCGATGCCGACAAGGAAGGCTTCCTGCGCAGCGAAACCTCGCTGATCCAGACCATCGGCCGCGCGGCGCGCAACGTCGACGGGCGGGTTATCCTTTATGCGGACCGCGTCACGGGGAGCATGGAGCGCGCGCTCAACGAAACCAGTCGCCGTCGCGAAAAGCAGGAGGCCTATAACGCCGAGCATGGCATCACGCCGGCAACCATCAAGCGCAACATCAGCGACATCATCGCCCATGTGTCGACTCGCGACGGGGTAGTCGTCGACACCGGCGACGAGGAACGGCCGCATCTCGTCGGTCATAATTTGCGCGCGTATATCGGCGATCTTGAGGAGCGAATGCGCAAGGCCGCCGCCGATCTCGAGTTTGAGGAGGCCGCCCGGCTGCGCGACGAGATCCGCAAGCTCGAAGAAGATGAGCTCGGTATCCCGGACCAGGACCGTGCGGCGCCGCGCGCCGGCAATTCGACCCAAGGCAAACCCGGCACTCGTCGCGATCGGTTCGGCAAGACCCGCTACAAAAGATCCGGCTTCCACCGTCAATGA
- a CDS encoding ribonucleoside-diphosphate reductase subunit alpha → MDFATSSDVGADEGSVTETKRTSKTIDVRAYDVKTAPERDSRLTEFGKETLKDRYLLPGESYQDLFARVASAYADDQDHAQRVYDYISKLWFMPATPVLSNGGTGRGLPISCYLNSVDDSLDGIVNTWNENVWLASKGGGIGTYWGAVRGIGEPVGLNGKTSGIIPFVRVMDSLTLAISQGSLRRGSAACYLDIAHPEIEEFLEIRKPSGDFNRKALNLHHGVLVTDEFMEAVRDGAEFMLRSPRDGSERGKVDARSLFQKLVETRLATGEPYIIFIDQVNRSMPKHHRDLGLKVSTSNLCSEITLPTGRDHLGADRTAVCCLSSLNLETWDEWNGDKQFIEDVMRFLDNVLSDYIARAPDEMARAKYSAERERSVGLGVMGFHSFLQARSLPFEGAMAKSWNLRIFKHIRAQVDEASMMLAQERGPCPDAADMGVMERFSCKMAIAPTASISIIAGGTSACIEPIPANIYTHKTLSGSFSIKNPYLEKLLTEKSKNSDGVWNTILERGGSVQHLDFLTQEEKDVFKTSFEIDQRWLLELSADRTPFIDQAQSLNLFIPADVDKWDLMMLHFRAWELGIKSLYYLRSKSVQRAGFAGGVEADNTPDLKQIALAATTDYDECLACQ, encoded by the coding sequence ATGGATTTTGCGACTTCCAGCGACGTCGGCGCGGACGAGGGTTCGGTCACCGAAACCAAGCGCACGAGCAAGACGATCGACGTCCGCGCCTATGATGTGAAAACCGCCCCGGAGCGCGACTCGCGGCTGACCGAATTCGGCAAGGAAACGCTGAAGGACCGCTATCTGTTGCCGGGAGAATCCTACCAGGACCTGTTTGCCCGTGTCGCCTCGGCCTATGCCGACGACCAGGACCATGCCCAGCGCGTCTACGACTATATTTCCAAGCTGTGGTTCATGCCCGCGACGCCCGTCCTGTCGAACGGCGGCACCGGCCGTGGCCTGCCGATCAGCTGCTATCTGAACAGTGTCGACGACAGCCTCGACGGGATCGTCAACACCTGGAACGAGAACGTCTGGCTGGCCTCTAAAGGCGGCGGCATCGGCACCTATTGGGGCGCGGTGCGCGGCATCGGCGAGCCGGTCGGCCTTAACGGCAAGACCAGCGGCATCATCCCGTTCGTGCGGGTGATGGATTCGCTCACCCTGGCGATCAGCCAGGGCTCGCTGCGCCGCGGTTCGGCGGCTTGCTACCTCGACATTGCCCATCCGGAGATCGAGGAGTTCCTAGAGATCCGCAAACCCTCGGGCGACTTCAACCGCAAGGCGCTGAACCTGCACCACGGCGTGCTGGTCACCGACGAATTCATGGAGGCGGTGCGCGACGGCGCCGAATTCATGCTGCGCTCGCCGCGCGACGGGTCTGAACGGGGTAAGGTCGATGCCCGCTCGCTGTTCCAGAAGCTGGTCGAGACCCGGCTAGCGACCGGCGAGCCCTACATCATCTTCATCGACCAGGTGAACCGGTCGATGCCCAAGCACCACCGCGACCTTGGACTCAAGGTTTCAACCTCGAACCTTTGTTCGGAAATCACCCTTCCGACGGGACGCGACCATCTGGGCGCCGATCGCACCGCGGTCTGCTGCCTGTCGTCGCTCAACCTCGAAACCTGGGACGAATGGAACGGCGACAAGCAGTTCATCGAGGATGTGATGCGCTTCCTCGACAACGTCCTGTCCGACTATATCGCCCGGGCACCCGACGAGATGGCCCGCGCCAAATATAGCGCGGAGCGCGAACGGTCGGTTGGCCTCGGCGTGATGGGCTTCCACAGCTTCCTCCAGGCGCGCAGCCTGCCGTTCGAAGGCGCCATGGCCAAGTCATGGAACCTGAGGATCTTCAAGCATATCCGCGCCCAGGTCGACGAAGCCTCGATGATGCTGGCGCAAGAGCGCGGACCCTGCCCGGACGCGGCCGACATGGGCGTGATGGAACGCTTCAGTTGCAAGATGGCGATCGCGCCGACCGCTTCGATTTCGATCATCGCCGGCGGAACCTCGGCGTGCATCGAACCGATCCCAGCGAATATCTACACTCACAAGACGCTCTCGGGCAGCTTCTCGATCAAGAACCCCTATCTTGAAAAATTGCTGACCGAAAAGTCCAAGAACAGCGACGGCGTGTGGAACACGATCCTCGAGCGCGGTGGAAGCGTGCAGCATCTCGACTTCCTGACGCAGGAAGAAAAGGACGTGTTCAAGACCAGCTTCGAGATCGACCAGCGCTGGCTGCTCGAACTTTCGGCGGACCGCACGCCGTTCATCGACCAGGCGCAATCGCTGAACCTGTTCATCCCCGCCGATGTCGACAAGTGGGACCTGATGATGCTCCACTTCCGCGCGTGGGAACTGGGTATCAAGTCGCTCTATTACCTGCGCTCCAAGTCCGTCCAGCGCGCGGGCTTCGCGGGCGGGGTCGAAGCAGACAATACCCCCGACCTCAAGCAGATCGCGCTTGCCGCGACGACCGATTACGACGAGTGCCTGGCCTGCCAGTAG
- a CDS encoding OsmC family protein — translation MSSHCATVRWSRQPDAAFTDGRYSRVHEWAFDGGAVVAASPSPHIVPPPMSDPSAIDPEEAFVASVSSCHMLFFLDFARRAGHVIDTYADDAEGMMEKDGEGRMAMTRVTLRPRIAWSGEAPDAAAIARLHHKAHDACFIANSVKTLVSVEP, via the coding sequence GTGAGCAGTCATTGCGCAACCGTCCGCTGGTCCCGCCAGCCCGATGCCGCCTTTACCGACGGGCGGTACAGCCGGGTCCATGAATGGGCGTTCGACGGCGGTGCGGTGGTGGCGGCAAGCCCGAGCCCGCATATCGTGCCGCCGCCAATGTCGGACCCGTCCGCGATCGATCCGGAGGAAGCGTTCGTCGCCTCCGTTTCATCCTGTCACATGCTGTTCTTCCTCGATTTTGCGCGGCGGGCCGGCCATGTGATCGACACCTATGCCGACGACGCCGAAGGGATGATGGAAAAGGATGGCGAGGGGCGGATGGCGATGACCCGGGTCACGCTTCGCCCGCGCATCGCGTGGTCCGGCGAGGCACCCGACGCGGCAGCGATCGCCCGGCTTCATCACAAGGCGCATGACGCCTGCTTCATCGCTAATAGCGTGAAGACGCTGGTTAGCGTCGAGCCCTAG
- a CDS encoding TetR/AcrR family transcriptional regulator, producing MSRPNQRQRTRQDLLRAASNLVARGAVPTIDQVAEEAMVSRATAYRYFPGIEALLAEAELDLAAPDPAGLFAGQDEADPARRLGRVDDAFSKVISDHEPLIRLMLAQSVRRGGEPAAADVPLRQNRRTPAIEEALRPIGGELPPAALDRLVKAAAMLIGTEAHIAATDVLGLDAGEARSVRHWALAALVSAARQDPR from the coding sequence GTGAGCCGGCCAAACCAGCGACAGCGCACCCGGCAGGACCTGCTCCGGGCTGCGAGCAATCTCGTCGCCCGGGGCGCCGTTCCGACGATTGATCAGGTCGCCGAGGAGGCGATGGTGTCGCGGGCGACGGCCTATCGCTATTTCCCAGGCATCGAGGCCCTTCTTGCCGAGGCGGAACTTGACTTGGCGGCCCCCGATCCGGCGGGACTGTTTGCCGGCCAGGACGAGGCTGATCCGGCAAGACGCCTAGGCCGGGTCGACGATGCCTTCAGCAAGGTTATCAGCGACCATGAGCCGCTGATCCGGCTGATGCTCGCGCAGTCGGTCAGGCGCGGGGGCGAACCGGCCGCGGCCGACGTTCCGCTGCGCCAGAATCGCCGAACTCCGGCGATCGAGGAGGCGCTAAGGCCGATTGGAGGGGAATTGCCGCCTGCCGCGCTGGACCGGCTGGTCAAGGCGGCGGCCATGCTTATCGGCACGGAAGCGCATATCGCAGCGACTGACGTGCTCGGCCTCGACGCCGGCGAGGCGCGCTCCGTTCGGCACTGGGCGCTCGCCGCACTGGTGAGCGCTGCGCGGCAGGATCCCCGCTAA
- a CDS encoding DUF3617 domain-containing protein encodes MNRLLLTLGALAIAGCNSEPEVEATNASIEEVAAEVREAGGSAMIVRPGLWQSTAELESIDVPGMPPAAAEQIKKTMASAVSGHKSCLTAEQVQKPSEDFFAGQNSNCRYDRFSMKNGRMSGVMRCAQQGGSQLIEFDGSYSPDEYQMRMASTVEGAAGPGGPMKMVMRMSSKRIGDCTPGSDAAAN; translated from the coding sequence ATGAACCGCTTGCTACTGACACTGGGGGCGCTGGCCATAGCCGGCTGCAATTCGGAGCCTGAGGTCGAAGCGACCAATGCCAGCATCGAGGAAGTCGCCGCGGAAGTGCGCGAGGCGGGCGGAAGCGCGATGATCGTTCGCCCCGGCTTGTGGCAATCGACCGCCGAGTTGGAATCGATCGATGTGCCCGGAATGCCGCCGGCCGCCGCGGAGCAAATCAAGAAGACCATGGCCAGCGCAGTGAGCGGGCACAAGAGCTGCCTGACGGCCGAGCAAGTGCAAAAGCCGAGCGAGGATTTCTTCGCCGGGCAGAACAGCAATTGCCGCTACGACAGGTTCAGCATGAAGAATGGCCGGATGAGCGGTGTCATGCGCTGCGCCCAGCAGGGCGGAAGTCAGCTCATCGAATTCGACGGCAGCTATTCGCCGGATGAATATCAGATGCGCATGGCCTCGACCGTCGAAGGCGCCGCCGGACCGGGCGGGCCGATGAAAATGGTCATGCGGATGAGCTCGAAACGGATCGGCGACTGCACGCCGGGAAGCGACGCCGCGGCGAACTGA
- a CDS encoding DUF3617 domain-containing protein: MKRVEMMAVAAAALVLSGCGGEAEAPKAEAAATALNDGLFELTSEVTALSSTDNTTPATALKVGDTQTIQACVADNKPSPDLFAEGEDKCEMKNSYIRNGRFSAQLTCQRDGKRGEVMPAMMGKFTADSFEGDITAMTYFIEDGDYRITRKVSAKRVGDCPAPSAETAAVG, encoded by the coding sequence ATGAAGCGAGTAGAGATGATGGCGGTCGCGGCGGCGGCGCTGGTCCTGTCGGGATGCGGGGGAGAAGCAGAGGCGCCCAAGGCCGAAGCGGCGGCGACCGCGCTCAATGACGGGCTGTTCGAACTAACCTCCGAGGTTACCGCGTTGTCGTCGACCGACAATACGACACCCGCCACCGCGCTCAAGGTCGGCGACACGCAAACGATCCAGGCCTGCGTCGCCGACAACAAGCCGAGCCCCGACCTGTTCGCCGAGGGCGAGGACAAATGCGAGATGAAGAACAGCTATATCCGCAACGGCCGCTTCAGCGCGCAGCTCACCTGCCAGCGCGACGGCAAGCGCGGCGAGGTGATGCCAGCGATGATGGGCAAGTTCACCGCCGACAGCTTCGAAGGCGACATCACCGCGATGACCTATTTCATCGAGGACGGCGACTATCGCATTACACGCAAGGTCAGCGCCAAGCGGGTCGGCGATTGCCCGGCCCCGTCAGCAGAGACAGCGGCCGTGGGCTGA
- a CDS encoding acyl-CoA carboxylase subunit beta produces MATTIEQLEARRTAARMGGGQKRIEAQHAKGRLTARERLSVLLDPDSFEEVDMYVEHNCVDFGMEATKIPGDGVVTGSGTINGRLVYVFAQDFTVFGGSLSERHAQKICKVMDAAMKVGAPVIGLNDSGGARIQEGVASLGGYAEVFQRNVLASGVVPQISLIMGPCAGGAVYSPAMTDFIFMVKDSSYMFVTGPEVVKTVTNEVVTQEELGGAVTHTTRSGVADVAFENDIDALLATREFFDFLPLSNRHDLPERPSADPWDRIEESLDSLIPPSANQPYDMHELIRKVADEGDFFELQPAHAANIIIGFCRIEGRTVGVVANQPMVLAGVLDINSSKKAARFVRFCDAFDIPILTFVDVPGFLPGVGQEHHGIIKHGAKLLFAYAEATVPKITVITRKAYGGAYDVMASKHLRGDLNYAWPTAEIAVMGAKGAVEIIFRQDRDNPDKIAEKTREYEERFANPFVAASKGFIDEVIYPHSTRRRIALGLRKLRDKQLDNPWKKHDNIPL; encoded by the coding sequence ATGGCGACGACGATCGAACAACTGGAAGCGCGGCGCACGGCGGCGCGGATGGGCGGCGGGCAGAAGCGGATCGAGGCGCAGCACGCCAAGGGGCGCCTCACCGCGCGTGAGCGGCTTTCGGTGCTGCTCGATCCCGACTCGTTCGAAGAAGTCGACATGTATGTCGAACATAATTGCGTCGATTTCGGCATGGAGGCGACCAAGATCCCCGGCGACGGCGTGGTGACCGGATCGGGCACGATCAATGGCCGGCTGGTCTATGTCTTCGCGCAGGACTTCACCGTTTTCGGCGGATCGCTGTCGGAACGGCATGCGCAGAAGATCTGCAAGGTGATGGACGCGGCGATGAAGGTCGGTGCGCCGGTGATTGGCCTTAACGACAGCGGCGGTGCGCGAATCCAAGAAGGCGTCGCTTCGCTTGGCGGTTATGCCGAAGTGTTCCAGCGCAACGTGCTGGCTTCGGGCGTGGTGCCGCAAATCTCACTGATCATGGGACCATGCGCGGGCGGCGCGGTCTATTCGCCGGCGATGACCGACTTCATCTTCATGGTGAAAGACTCAAGCTATATGTTTGTCACCGGGCCCGAGGTGGTGAAGACCGTCACCAACGAAGTCGTGACGCAGGAAGAGCTTGGCGGCGCGGTGACCCATACGACCCGGTCGGGCGTTGCCGACGTGGCGTTTGAAAATGACATCGACGCGCTGCTCGCGACCCGCGAATTCTTCGACTTCCTCCCGCTCAGCAACCGGCACGACCTTCCCGAGCGCCCTTCGGCCGACCCGTGGGACCGGATCGAGGAAAGCCTCGACAGCCTGATCCCGCCGAGCGCCAACCAGCCCTATGACATGCACGAACTGATCCGAAAGGTCGCCGACGAGGGCGACTTTTTCGAGCTTCAGCCGGCGCATGCGGCCAACATCATTATCGGCTTCTGCCGGATCGAGGGGCGCACCGTCGGGGTCGTCGCCAACCAGCCAATGGTTCTGGCCGGCGTGCTCGACATCAATTCATCGAAGAAGGCGGCGCGCTTCGTGCGATTCTGCGACGCCTTCGATATCCCGATCCTGACCTTCGTCGACGTTCCGGGCTTCCTTCCGGGCGTCGGGCAGGAACATCATGGGATCATCAAGCATGGCGCGAAACTGCTGTTCGCCTATGCCGAAGCGACGGTGCCGAAGATCACGGTAATTACCCGCAAGGCCTATGGCGGGGCCTATGACGTGATGGCGTCCAAGCATTTGCGCGGCGATTTGAACTACGCTTGGCCGACCGCGGAAATCGCAGTGATGGGCGCCAAGGGCGCGGTCGAGATTATCTTCCGCCAGGACCGCGACAATCCTGACAAGATCGCGGAAAAGACCCGCGAATATGAAGAACGGTTCGCCAATCCCTTCGTGGCGGCGAGCAAGGGTTTCATCGACGAGGTGATCTACCCCCATTCGACCCGCAGGCGCATTGCGCTGGGCCTGCGCAAGCTGCGCGACAAGCAGCTCGATAACCCGTGGAAGAAGCACGACAACATCCCGTTGTGA
- a CDS encoding histidine phosphatase family protein, with amino-acid sequence MRHGQNWPERLWLVRHGQSQGNVARDAAHENGQHVIDIEGRDVDVPLSELGHRQAQAAGRWFAGLPEDERPEVILTSPYLRARQTADAICEAGALATGKGKPVVDERLREREFGVFDGLTSLGIRAKYPEEAGHRTKLGKFYHRPPGGESWADVILRLRSVLNTINLHYADRRVLVVCHQVVVLCMRYILEELDEEQILAIDREAEILNCGICAYDFTRSDSGLCVPRLDLWNLGAPLAEGEPQTADRDARAGTR; translated from the coding sequence ATGCGGCATGGACAAAATTGGCCGGAACGGCTGTGGCTGGTGCGGCATGGACAAAGCCAGGGCAATGTCGCGCGCGACGCGGCGCACGAGAATGGCCAGCACGTCATCGACATCGAAGGGCGCGACGTCGACGTGCCGTTGTCCGAGCTCGGCCATCGCCAAGCCCAGGCCGCGGGACGCTGGTTCGCTGGCCTGCCCGAGGACGAACGTCCGGAAGTCATCCTGACCTCGCCCTATCTGCGCGCCCGCCAGACCGCCGACGCAATCTGCGAGGCCGGTGCTCTGGCAACGGGCAAAGGTAAGCCGGTCGTCGATGAACGGCTTCGCGAACGCGAATTCGGCGTGTTCGACGGGCTCACCAGCCTCGGCATCCGTGCCAAATATCCCGAAGAAGCCGGGCATCGCACGAAGCTTGGCAAATTCTACCACCGGCCCCCGGGCGGCGAGAGCTGGGCCGACGTGATCCTCCGGCTGCGCAGCGTGCTCAACACCATCAATCTTCACTACGCCGACCGCCGGGTCCTCGTGGTCTGCCACCAGGTCGTCGTGCTATGCATGCGCTACATCCTCGAGGAGCTGGACGAGGAGCAAATTCTGGCCATCGACCGGGAGGCGGAGATCCTCAACTGCGGGATTTGCGCCTATGACTTCACCCGTTCCGACAGCGGGCTGTGCGTGCCACGGCTCGACCTGTGGAACCTCGGCGCGCCGCTTGCCGAGGGCGAACCCCAGACGGCGGACCGCGATGCCAGGGCAGGAACCCGATGA
- a CDS encoding ester cyclase — translation MTPDQMDEAMDRHFGYEAADDVEGVLATMSDRVIHDIVGFPAGPSEGHDQARSFYQAMFADLADGQVETIRRLYGTDFMVDESRWTGRAPGRPFGVEGRNRPLSFRLLHVVEFESDGRFRRENVWVDLAAIQAQLAQ, via the coding sequence ATGACTCCTGATCAAATGGACGAGGCAATGGACCGCCACTTCGGTTATGAGGCGGCGGATGACGTGGAAGGCGTCTTGGCGACCATGTCGGATAGGGTCATCCACGACATCGTCGGCTTCCCGGCCGGCCCCTCCGAGGGGCATGACCAAGCGCGCTCATTCTACCAGGCGATGTTCGCGGATCTCGCGGATGGCCAGGTCGAGACAATCCGCCGGCTCTATGGCACGGATTTCATGGTCGACGAGTCGCGCTGGACGGGCCGTGCCCCGGGACGTCCGTTCGGCGTCGAAGGCCGGAACCGCCCGCTGTCGTTTCGGCTGCTGCACGTCGTGGAATTCGAGTCCGACGGCCGCTTCCGGCGGGAGAATGTGTGGGTCGACCTGGCGGCGATCCAGGCCCAATTGGCGCAGTGA
- a CDS encoding ribonucleotide-diphosphate reductase subunit beta produces the protein MPLLEARKQYKPFEYPWAFEFWKRQQQIHWMPEEVPLGEDCRDWAQKLSAHERNLLTQIFRFFTQADVEVQDCYHDKYGRVFKPTEIKMMLTAFSNMETVHIAAYSHLLDTIGMPESEYSAFLQYKEMKDKHDYLSTFGVDTDEDIAKTLAMFGGFTEGLQLFASFAMLMNFPRFNKMKGMGQIVSWSVRDESLHCEGITRLFHAFVKERDCLTKSVRDDILDVCQKTVRLEDAFIDLAFEQGPVEGMTPKAIKKYIRYIADWRLGQLGFKPIYMVDEHPLPWLAPLLNGVEHANFFETRATEYSKAATKGNWNEVWDNFDRRQQAKVANDAPEGEGDGEDMFARAGVAAE, from the coding sequence ATGCCCCTCCTCGAAGCCCGCAAGCAGTATAAGCCGTTCGAATATCCTTGGGCGTTCGAATTCTGGAAGCGCCAGCAGCAGATCCACTGGATGCCCGAAGAGGTGCCGCTGGGCGAGGATTGCCGCGACTGGGCGCAGAAGCTTTCGGCGCATGAACGCAACTTGCTGACCCAGATCTTCCGCTTCTTCACCCAGGCCGACGTCGAGGTGCAGGACTGCTACCATGACAAATATGGCCGGGTGTTCAAGCCCACCGAAATCAAGATGATGCTGACCGCCTTCTCCAACATGGAGACGGTGCACATCGCCGCCTACAGCCACCTGCTCGACACGATCGGCATGCCCGAAAGCGAATATTCGGCCTTCCTCCAGTATAAGGAAATGAAGGACAAGCATGACTATCTGTCGACCTTCGGCGTCGATACCGACGAGGATATCGCCAAGACTCTGGCGATGTTCGGCGGCTTCACCGAGGGGCTTCAGCTGTTCGCCAGCTTCGCGATGCTGATGAACTTTCCGCGCTTTAACAAGATGAAAGGCATGGGTCAGATCGTCAGCTGGTCAGTGCGTGACGAAAGCCTTCACTGCGAAGGCATCACCCGCCTGTTCCATGCCTTCGTCAAGGAGCGCGATTGCCTGACCAAGTCGGTCAGGGACGACATCCTTGACGTCTGCCAGAAGACCGTTCGGCTTGAGGATGCGTTCATCGACCTCGCCTTCGAACAGGGCCCGGTCGAAGGCATGACCCCCAAGGCGATCAAGAAATATATCCGCTACATCGCCGACTGGCGGCTGGGCCAGCTCGGCTTCAAGCCGATCTACATGGTCGACGAACATCCGCTGCCTTGGCTCGCGCCACTGCTCAACGGGGTGGAGCACGCCAACTTCTTCGAAACCCGCGCAACCGAATATTCCAAGGCCGCGACGAAGGGCAATTGGAACGAAGTCTGGGACAATTTCGACCGCCGGCAGCAAGCCAAGGTCGCCAACGACGCGCCCGAGGGCGAAGGCGATGGCGAGGATATGTTTGCGCGGGCTGGGGTCGCTGCTGAATAG